A section of the Roseivirga sp. BDSF3-8 genome encodes:
- a CDS encoding PorP/SprF family type IX secretion system membrane protein, with protein sequence MKVGLLVGLLFTCSLAGAQTPELSQHFFQYPALNPAETGTLGQPVFNAAYNRQFSSHPGAQSSQYAGFHAPLSDRNIGLGLWVSHASYFVTSQTNLFASYAYHIRNDEYLLSLGLQAGFTQYNFSFSDVELLDPDDPAFGNDFNTGILANTGVGIKYATSKYVLSIATPRLIQHSFQDQGLSSEYLENRSVNFYTLYHWTISPQLTLIPYAYFSYTEDQTSDFVVSLLGEISNTFLGGLSMNKDTQWTVFLALGVSENLRFGYAYEFGKSNASINQASRHEIGIRYAFTATSGAKYPTSPYY encoded by the coding sequence ATGAAGGTGGGCTTGCTGGTGGGACTATTATTTACCTGCTCATTGGCCGGAGCACAGACCCCGGAACTGAGTCAGCATTTTTTTCAGTATCCTGCACTAAATCCTGCCGAGACCGGGACCCTGGGCCAACCGGTATTTAATGCAGCTTATAACAGGCAATTCAGCTCTCACCCAGGCGCCCAGTCCAGTCAGTACGCAGGATTCCATGCCCCACTAAGCGACCGGAATATTGGTCTTGGCCTTTGGGTTTCCCATGCTTCCTACTTTGTCACCAGCCAAACAAATCTGTTTGCCTCTTACGCCTACCACATACGGAATGACGAATACCTTTTAAGCCTGGGTCTTCAGGCAGGATTTACCCAATATAACTTCAGTTTTTCTGATGTTGAGCTACTCGATCCTGATGATCCGGCCTTTGGCAATGACTTTAACACTGGCATCCTGGCTAATACCGGGGTAGGGATAAAGTATGCGACATCAAAATATGTACTTTCAATAGCTACACCTCGACTCATTCAGCATTCATTTCAAGACCAGGGACTTTCGTCTGAGTATCTGGAAAACAGGTCGGTCAACTTTTACACGTTATACCACTGGACGATCTCCCCTCAGTTAACACTTATACCATATGCTTACTTTTCCTATACGGAAGACCAAACATCGGATTTTGTAGTATCCTTATTAGGGGAGATAAGCAATACTTTTCTGGGCGGGCTTTCAATGAACAAGGATACTCAATGGACGGTATTCCTGGCCCTGGGAGTGAGTGAAAACCTCAGGTTCGGCTACGCTTATGAGTTTGGCAAGAGCAATGCCTCAATAAACCAGGCGAGCCGACATGAGATAGGAATACGTTACGCATTCACCGCCACTTCCGGAGCAAAATACCCCACCTCTCCATACTATTAA
- a CDS encoding tubulin-like doman-containing protein, protein MDKPTLLIGIGTSGLRVLEHVQNFFYESTGKNRPENVQYLYLETDENAHPGVTALKNEITRVHISLNEKETMINALKKDDLLDAWWLPPANQIMDSGFGAGGLPAFGRVALWGRDNFERVSSHIKNAFERVGSHTVEGADDSKPAVFVTGSLTGGTGTGVFIDIAYLIRDILRGIEDLYGLFLIPGRQGFAGKEVIYANTFAGLKMLDHYNKPDNAYSMRWPNGHSVSYDQPPYEYSQFISQDYNGNVPSISSLGGLYKMAGLYLFLNAFGLRKKRLVRFGDAKGNLHLDKYGTFGLSAIQYPKSQLEEHLAIQLSEELLGRWTDPEFYYRQGTKTPVSRTHNAIVNGTKKNFERFLREAFEELNGTEVEAGRKVLADVELQTQNIRNKNYDAASDVEHIQSRFSSNGTANYYTAIKNNLRVAEDVLIERIAELVTGATERYENLYVVREHLNAVVDAINDTVQYWQTLKISGKPDRWEVMLTNQTRWMLKNRYKLLLQSDPVLADRMRTTLEYMKMHLFANKLVDIRNSITKGELALKSISDVELPRLKQIDSMIRVIRETLGRQQDNKLPRDFKTLKGRREEIEQDIKDTTIPILRIFPSGSMEEELKRSMERYRRASNNSIAGKSAMIGKEDLWEYLNQHSEGMHARLYRDGIRNFERQARKHNAVPDMDVSEFIRKEPTESIKIARRATFPLVKINSDKQTLFGQSMYVPKMVIGQNMAMINKALDHFKEEKFLEYQGDEDGTWVNEDLKNMLVFYEEKGYMQDKTNFEPLRHLQFIDEVRKLYHEYPAYKSIAPEEWHRLRVPYYRFTKQIENV, encoded by the coding sequence ATGGATAAACCTACCTTACTTATCGGGATCGGTACCAGCGGACTACGGGTGCTCGAGCATGTGCAGAACTTCTTTTACGAAAGTACGGGCAAAAACAGGCCTGAAAATGTCCAGTACCTGTATCTGGAAACAGATGAGAATGCCCATCCCGGTGTAACAGCACTTAAAAACGAAATCACCCGTGTGCATATCAGTCTCAATGAGAAGGAAACCATGATCAATGCACTGAAAAAGGATGATCTCCTGGATGCCTGGTGGCTGCCACCTGCGAACCAGATCATGGATAGTGGCTTCGGAGCAGGCGGCCTGCCTGCATTTGGCCGTGTAGCCCTGTGGGGAAGGGATAACTTTGAGCGCGTTAGCAGCCACATTAAAAATGCCTTCGAGCGTGTAGGAAGCCATACAGTAGAAGGGGCGGATGACAGCAAACCTGCCGTATTTGTTACCGGGTCTCTGACAGGAGGTACCGGCACGGGGGTGTTTATCGATATCGCTTATCTCATACGGGATATTCTCAGAGGGATCGAAGACCTGTATGGTCTGTTCCTTATCCCCGGCAGGCAGGGGTTTGCCGGTAAGGAAGTGATCTATGCCAACACATTCGCTGGCCTGAAAATGCTCGACCATTACAATAAGCCTGATAATGCCTATAGCATGCGATGGCCAAACGGGCATTCCGTATCATATGACCAGCCCCCTTATGAATACTCGCAGTTCATATCTCAGGATTATAATGGCAATGTTCCCTCTATCAGCAGCCTTGGAGGCCTCTACAAAATGGCAGGTCTTTATCTTTTCCTCAATGCCTTTGGCCTGAGGAAAAAACGGTTGGTACGCTTTGGTGATGCAAAAGGCAACCTGCACCTGGATAAGTATGGCACTTTTGGCCTGAGCGCCATCCAATACCCCAAATCACAACTTGAAGAACACCTGGCCATACAGCTTAGTGAAGAGCTGCTGGGCCGCTGGACAGACCCGGAGTTTTACTATCGACAGGGCACTAAAACACCCGTAAGCCGTACACACAATGCCATCGTGAACGGCACAAAGAAAAACTTTGAGCGATTTCTGCGGGAAGCCTTTGAGGAGCTTAACGGGACGGAAGTGGAAGCCGGCCGTAAGGTACTTGCCGATGTGGAGTTGCAGACACAGAATATCCGCAATAAAAACTATGATGCCGCCAGTGATGTAGAGCACATTCAGTCGCGTTTTTCAAGCAACGGTACGGCCAACTACTATACAGCCATCAAAAACAACCTTAGGGTGGCAGAGGATGTACTGATAGAGCGAATAGCCGAATTGGTAACCGGTGCCACGGAGCGTTATGAAAACCTCTATGTGGTCAGGGAGCATCTTAATGCGGTAGTCGACGCTATCAATGATACCGTTCAGTACTGGCAGACACTCAAGATATCCGGCAAACCGGACCGATGGGAGGTGATGCTTACTAATCAGACCCGCTGGATGCTGAAGAACCGGTACAAGCTCCTCCTGCAATCAGACCCGGTACTGGCAGACCGTATGCGCACCACGCTGGAGTATATGAAAATGCACCTGTTTGCTAATAAGCTGGTAGATATACGCAATAGCATTACCAAAGGTGAACTGGCCTTAAAGTCTATAAGCGATGTGGAACTGCCCAGACTTAAACAGATAGACAGTATGATCCGGGTCATACGTGAGACACTGGGGCGTCAGCAGGATAATAAATTACCCCGTGACTTTAAGACGCTAAAGGGTAGGAGAGAGGAGATAGAGCAGGACATTAAGGATACCACCATACCTATCCTGCGAATCTTCCCTTCCGGAAGTATGGAAGAAGAGCTAAAGCGCAGTATGGAACGCTATCGCCGGGCGTCTAATAACAGTATTGCAGGCAAGTCTGCAATGATTGGCAAAGAAGACCTTTGGGAGTACCTGAACCAGCATAGCGAAGGAATGCATGCCCGGCTGTATCGCGACGGTATTCGCAACTTTGAGAGGCAGGCGCGAAAGCATAATGCCGTGCCAGACATGGACGTTAGCGAGTTCATACGTAAGGAGCCTACCGAGTCCATCAAGATCGCCCGACGGGCCACCTTCCCCCTCGTTAAGATCAATAGCGATAAACAGACCCTCTTCGGGCAGTCAATGTATGTGCCCAAAATGGTCATAGGGCAGAATATGGCTATGATCAATAAAGCCCTTGATCACTTTAAAGAAGAGAAGTTTCTGGAGTATCAGGGAGATGAAGACGGCACGTGGGTAAATGAAGACCTTAAAAACATGCTCGTGTTTTACGAAGAGAAAGGCTACATGCAGGATAAAACCAACTTTGAGCCCCTGAGACATCTGCAGTTCATCGATGAGGTCAGAAAACTATACCACGAATATCCGGCTTATAAGTCGATTGCACCGGAGGAATGGCACAGGCTACGGGTACCCTACTACAGGTTTACGAAACAAATTGAAAACGTTTAA
- a CDS encoding aspartate/glutamate racemase family protein: protein MKTEKEKTIGIVGGMGPQAGADLLHEVTRLTPASKDQDHRDVILMSFPSHITDRTAYFEGYSAVNPAYAISEILLRLEKAGAGVAGLACNSSHIPAIFEVILDQLQKHRSSLKLLNMPDETCRHIREQFPHITKVGVLSTTGTYKAGTYYRQLEGCGLQPILPSLTFQQEVVHRMIYDETYGIKACATGITDKVYNWLDEALTYFKDAGAEAIILGCTEFNLVLKDPEVMGMKVINSNAALARALVRETETIEEPAHKNLKSGFSIGL, encoded by the coding sequence GTGAAAACCGAAAAAGAAAAAACCATAGGTATAGTGGGTGGTATGGGCCCGCAGGCCGGTGCTGATCTGCTACATGAAGTAACAAGGTTAACCCCTGCCTCTAAAGACCAGGACCACCGGGATGTTATCCTGATGTCTTTTCCAAGTCATATCACTGACCGTACAGCATACTTTGAAGGCTACTCGGCGGTCAATCCTGCTTATGCTATATCGGAAATACTCCTTCGTCTTGAAAAGGCAGGTGCAGGCGTAGCGGGCCTGGCTTGTAATAGTTCTCATATTCCGGCTATTTTTGAGGTGATCCTGGATCAATTACAAAAACACAGATCGTCACTAAAGCTGTTGAACATGCCCGATGAGACCTGCCGGCATATTCGCGAACAGTTTCCACACATTACTAAAGTAGGTGTATTATCCACCACAGGCACATATAAGGCAGGTACTTATTACCGGCAACTGGAAGGATGCGGCCTGCAGCCTATTTTGCCCTCTCTAACCTTCCAGCAAGAGGTCGTTCACAGGATGATATATGATGAGACTTATGGTATAAAAGCCTGTGCCACTGGGATTACTGACAAGGTGTACAACTGGCTGGATGAAGCTCTGACTTACTTTAAAGATGCCGGAGCTGAAGCAATCATTCTCGGCTGCACCGAATTTAACCTGGTGCTTAAAGACCCTGAGGTAATGGGAATGAAAGTAATCAATAGTAATGCGGCACTTGCCAGGGCTCTTGTTCGTGAAACAGAGACTATAGAAGAACCAGCCCATAAAAATCTTAAAAGCGGCTTTTCTATTGGCCTTTAA
- a CDS encoding PAS domain-containing protein codes for MDTLKDIPLNTIKDQEEKRLQNLHTYAVFDIEQEPELNELINLLADICHTPIAFISFIDKDCQKFKACTGIDIKDTPREIAFCDITIRNNELLVIPDTQEDERLKDNPLVKNPPHIRFYAGMPLTTPAGFNIGTLCIADFQPRCLSESQEKLMKVQARQVVQYLELRKKEKELAVSEKELSLTKKSVASREAVLNRAQKAASVAIFDIDLCNDNVIYSPCFASLIGINDSRQLAVSSYLEFIIREDRHIFLNMVNDARRGNAFLEATYRCVREDTGEIIYMNTRAEVLYNDAGNPCNILGVNHDITEQKTYEQKLIDNEKRWKLALEGAKEGVWDWNLDTSEIFFSAQWKLIIGYRDDEIKNQPDEWMNRVHPDDIQNFSHCLKKCMSNVGEEPNVNEHRLKHKEGFYKWVRIRGKVLSRDDEGNAIRLMGTMTDVSEQKKVEMNLESRNVALKKAHFELDNFVYRLSHDLRAPLASSLGLIDVVRHLDNIEEINRMLTLLENSLNKQDKTIYDIIEYSKNSRFKVQNVEVDLHGLVDEAFESMLTKHKPEKGVVFENKVSGKVVSDPYRLNLIFQNILDNCFHYTDKHCDQILVTAEDRCINGTQVIKIEDNGIGIKPAYQEKVFNMFFRATELSTGSGLGLYIAREALYKLKGHISLQSDIGKGTLVIIKIPMVDANLKGQ; via the coding sequence ATGGATACATTAAAAGATATCCCTCTAAATACTATTAAAGATCAAGAAGAAAAACGCCTGCAAAATCTTCATACATATGCTGTATTTGATATAGAGCAGGAACCTGAGCTTAATGAGCTGATAAACCTATTGGCAGACATATGCCATACGCCAATTGCCTTTATTTCTTTCATTGATAAAGACTGCCAGAAATTCAAGGCCTGTACAGGTATTGACATAAAAGATACTCCCAGGGAAATAGCCTTTTGCGACATTACCATCAGGAATAATGAACTGCTAGTGATCCCGGACACACAAGAGGATGAAAGGCTAAAAGATAATCCACTGGTAAAAAACCCTCCCCATATCCGGTTTTATGCAGGCATGCCACTGACCACCCCGGCAGGTTTTAACATTGGCACACTGTGCATCGCAGACTTTCAGCCCAGGTGTCTGTCAGAATCCCAGGAAAAGCTCATGAAGGTTCAAGCCAGGCAGGTTGTGCAATACCTAGAATTGCGCAAAAAAGAAAAGGAACTGGCGGTGTCAGAAAAAGAACTATCTCTTACAAAAAAATCAGTGGCCAGCCGGGAAGCCGTACTTAACAGGGCTCAGAAGGCGGCAAGTGTAGCAATATTTGATATCGATCTATGCAATGATAACGTGATCTATAGTCCCTGTTTTGCTTCACTGATAGGCATAAATGATTCACGCCAGCTTGCAGTCTCCAGCTACCTGGAGTTTATTATCAGAGAAGACCGGCACATTTTCTTAAACATGGTAAATGACGCAAGGAGAGGTAACGCTTTCCTGGAAGCCACTTACCGCTGCGTGAGAGAGGATACAGGCGAGATAATATACATGAATACCCGGGCAGAGGTGCTTTACAATGACGCTGGAAACCCTTGCAATATACTGGGAGTGAACCATGATATTACTGAGCAGAAAACTTACGAGCAGAAATTAATTGATAATGAGAAGCGCTGGAAACTGGCACTGGAGGGCGCAAAAGAAGGTGTCTGGGACTGGAACCTTGATACGTCAGAAATATTCTTTAGTGCTCAGTGGAAACTGATCATAGGATACCGGGACGATGAAATAAAAAACCAGCCGGACGAATGGATGAATAGGGTGCATCCGGATGACATACAAAATTTCAGCCACTGCCTGAAAAAATGTATGAGTAATGTAGGGGAAGAACCCAATGTAAATGAGCACCGGTTAAAACATAAAGAAGGCTTCTACAAATGGGTAAGAATCAGGGGCAAGGTACTTTCACGTGATGATGAGGGCAATGCTATACGTCTGATGGGTACCATGACAGATGTTAGTGAGCAAAAAAAGGTAGAGATGAACCTGGAGAGCAGGAATGTCGCTTTGAAAAAAGCTCATTTTGAACTGGACAATTTTGTATACAGGTTATCACATGACCTGAGAGCACCTCTGGCTTCCAGCCTCGGACTGATCGATGTCGTTCGCCACCTGGATAATATAGAGGAAATAAACAGAATGCTCACCCTGCTGGAAAATAGCCTGAATAAGCAGGATAAGACTATTTATGACATAATCGAATACTCTAAAAACTCGCGGTTTAAGGTACAAAATGTGGAAGTTGACCTTCACGGGTTAGTCGACGAGGCTTTTGAAAGTATGCTGACAAAGCATAAACCGGAGAAGGGAGTCGTTTTTGAAAATAAGGTTAGTGGTAAAGTAGTTTCCGACCCATACCGCCTAAACCTGATTTTTCAAAATATTTTGGACAACTGCTTTCACTACACTGATAAACATTGCGATCAAATCCTGGTCACTGCGGAAGACCGATGCATTAACGGCACCCAGGTCATTAAGATAGAGGACAATGGCATCGGCATCAAGCCAGCTTACCAGGAGAAGGTTTTCAATATGTTTTTTCGGGCTACTGAACTAAGTACAGGATCTGGTCTGGGGCTATACATAGCCAGAGAGGCTTTGTATAAGCTTAAAGGACATATTTCACTTCAATCGGATATCGGGAAGGGGACTCTAGTAATTATTAAGATTCCGATGGTAGATGCTAATCTTAAAGGCCAATAG
- a CDS encoding S1C family serine protease: MILLGLSPGETRIYKDKVRKRGRTLMILFLASLLLFPLVYLLFGAGWVPARPRYNRDLEMPVAMVQTAGGIGTAFLYNETELLTARHVVEDMEVGEEVTLTFSNADPPITTTARIVWKDPDTSPPGDINYYLNDVARLELIQPTDLPEDFPRLYLGDSDGITARTPVVLIGYPDGNSSTTTGTISNEEAMGADIFQLDVSAYPGNSGGPLITEDTEEVIGILIAGRTEEFQGINFAIKVNNID, translated from the coding sequence ATGATACTATTAGGCTTAAGCCCGGGCGAGACCAGGATATATAAAGATAAGGTCAGAAAGCGCGGACGTACGTTAATGATCCTCTTTTTAGCTTCTCTTCTGCTCTTTCCGCTGGTATACCTCCTTTTCGGGGCAGGATGGGTGCCTGCCCGGCCGCGCTACAACCGTGACCTGGAGATGCCGGTAGCTATGGTACAAACGGCCGGGGGTATAGGGACAGCTTTTTTGTATAACGAAACAGAACTGCTGACTGCCCGCCATGTAGTGGAAGACATGGAAGTAGGGGAGGAGGTAACCCTGACATTTTCAAACGCTGACCCACCCATTACCACCACGGCCCGTATCGTATGGAAGGATCCCGATACAAGCCCTCCAGGTGATATTAATTATTACCTCAACGACGTAGCCAGGTTAGAGCTTATACAGCCTACCGATCTGCCGGAAGACTTTCCCCGGCTTTACCTTGGGGACAGTGATGGCATTACGGCACGTACTCCCGTGGTGCTTATAGGTTATCCCGATGGAAACTCTTCTACCACCACCGGTACCATCAGTAATGAAGAGGCCATGGGAGCGGACATTTTCCAGTTAGACGTTTCAGCTTACCCCGGAAACAGCGGCGGCCCACTCATTACCGAGGATACCGAAGAGGTTATTGGGATACTTATTGCCGGTAGAACTGAGGAGTTTCAGGGAATAAACTTTGCGATAAAAGTTAATAATATTGACTAA
- a CDS encoding Ig-like domain-containing protein, translating to MLHKPIVWGFFLLLLSTIFTCVPFIAFSQISGNDIRVHQVACPPTRSTPLALDDVYIIETEEEARFCPVSNDYLPDAKTPSFTILEISRSNERDDPDDGRHMGENDDEEDKDEDNAETEIIREGICLNVKSGTKANERLFIRYRICTDGGNCSEATALIFVRKVRNRQIWTASEQVLTSPQKSVVIPVLTNDRPRLFSTHVNIKAVQNGTAEVRNNDILFNPAEGFSGLAKIQYEVCQIIDNKRSCRPAFAYVHVCDLSPAPIAKNDNYTVQAGDILEVVAPGVLDNDLLNGSTGVRTRLTRYASKGTLQFRANGSFTYSPDQEARGEDSFAYELLNDQGTSDVAEVTINLLEPETPFQTSPDYYSLTEGGRLSVTPEEGVMKNDRVDNRQETTVILGQATKFGTLILAQDGSFQYTHNGSEERKDSFTYRLATEGKHSGHETVHLQIENVNDPPVAVPDTYQIPGDGLNLSVDAQMGVLANDRDIEGNNLVAILVDQPLNGRVQMEASGAFTFQGNSAVTTTQTFTYRAFDGMNYSQKVAVILSPGINSPLIAMDDQYEVTAGNTLTITKEQGLLANDTVGEKVPRIEITRQPIFGNLTLNSDGSFRYTTTSDLAGTELFTYRLTDQGRQSNDAIVAITITPENRPPIVENEGPLSLQAGQAISLNVLENDVDPEAASLYVADLTLTDPSAGSITWNDRGDFTFAPHYLFSGRVEAVYTVSDGHNEVQGSVIIDVFPPETMSLTVRSGDEVNLCQSLSLGAQNGIYVNHIYIEPRAGKLEETDACAVYYPQNREHDILMDEILLSICEQGDNCKTLAVELEIVPELKVYGGFSPNSDSYNETWQISGIQWYQENKVSVYNNEGDLVFQGVNYDNSEVVWQGHGNYGQYSGQPLPEGSYSYVIHLNGHKSRSGSVILAR from the coding sequence ATGCTTCATAAACCGATAGTTTGGGGATTCTTTCTTCTATTGCTTTCGACCATATTCACCTGCGTACCTTTTATTGCATTTTCGCAGATAAGTGGTAACGATATTAGGGTTCATCAAGTAGCCTGTCCGCCTACCAGGTCTACTCCACTGGCTTTAGATGACGTATATATCATTGAAACAGAGGAGGAGGCTCGATTCTGCCCTGTTTCGAACGATTACCTTCCTGATGCGAAGACCCCCTCCTTTACCATTTTGGAAATATCACGGTCAAATGAAAGAGACGATCCTGACGATGGCAGGCACATGGGCGAGAATGATGATGAGGAAGACAAAGATGAGGATAACGCTGAAACAGAGATAATAAGGGAAGGCATATGCCTGAACGTAAAAAGCGGCACTAAGGCAAACGAGCGCCTATTTATCAGGTACAGAATATGCACGGACGGCGGAAACTGCTCTGAGGCTACTGCTTTGATTTTTGTCAGAAAAGTACGAAACAGACAAATCTGGACCGCATCTGAGCAGGTGCTTACAAGCCCCCAGAAGAGCGTAGTTATCCCTGTACTTACAAATGACCGGCCTCGCCTTTTCAGCACCCATGTAAATATTAAGGCTGTTCAAAATGGTACGGCTGAGGTGAGAAACAATGATATTTTATTTAACCCTGCAGAGGGCTTCTCAGGTCTTGCTAAGATTCAATATGAGGTTTGTCAGATAATAGACAATAAGAGAAGCTGCAGACCGGCATTTGCTTATGTACACGTATGTGATCTGAGCCCTGCGCCTATTGCTAAAAATGACAATTATACTGTCCAGGCAGGGGACATACTGGAAGTTGTCGCTCCAGGAGTATTAGACAATGACCTACTCAACGGGAGTACGGGTGTAAGAACAAGACTTACGCGATACGCTTCTAAGGGAACCCTTCAATTTCGTGCAAACGGATCCTTTACATATTCACCTGATCAGGAGGCAAGAGGTGAGGACAGTTTTGCGTATGAGTTACTTAATGATCAAGGCACATCGGACGTGGCAGAGGTTACTATTAACCTTCTCGAGCCGGAAACACCCTTCCAAACCTCACCTGACTATTATTCCCTTACGGAAGGCGGCCGGCTCAGCGTTACCCCAGAAGAAGGAGTAATGAAAAATGACCGCGTTGATAACCGGCAAGAAACCACTGTGATTTTGGGTCAGGCCACAAAATTCGGTACGTTAATCCTTGCCCAAGATGGCAGCTTTCAGTATACGCATAACGGGTCTGAAGAGCGCAAAGACTCATTCACATACCGCTTAGCCACAGAAGGGAAGCACTCCGGTCATGAAACAGTGCATTTACAGATAGAAAATGTGAATGATCCTCCGGTAGCTGTGCCAGACACCTATCAAATACCCGGTGACGGCCTTAACCTTTCCGTAGATGCCCAAATGGGTGTATTGGCCAATGACCGAGATATTGAAGGGAATAACCTTGTAGCTATTCTGGTAGATCAGCCTTTAAACGGACGTGTTCAGATGGAAGCCAGCGGAGCATTTACTTTTCAGGGTAATTCAGCGGTTACAACAACTCAGACATTCACCTACCGTGCATTCGATGGAATGAATTACAGCCAGAAGGTAGCGGTAATTCTGAGTCCCGGGATTAACTCTCCCCTTATTGCTATGGATGATCAATATGAAGTAACTGCAGGCAATACACTCACTATTACTAAAGAGCAAGGCCTCCTGGCCAATGATACAGTAGGAGAAAAAGTACCGCGCATTGAAATAACCAGACAACCCATATTCGGCAATCTTACCCTTAATAGTGATGGCTCGTTCCGCTATACGACTACATCTGATCTGGCTGGCACCGAACTATTTACTTATCGCCTGACCGATCAGGGCCGCCAAAGTAATGATGCTATCGTAGCCATTACGATTACTCCGGAAAACCGCCCCCCTATAGTGGAAAATGAAGGTCCTCTATCCCTTCAGGCAGGTCAGGCCATCTCACTTAATGTCCTGGAAAATGATGTAGACCCCGAGGCTGCTTCACTATATGTAGCGGATCTCACCCTTACTGATCCTTCCGCCGGATCAATTACATGGAACGATCGGGGAGATTTCACCTTTGCACCACACTATCTGTTCAGTGGCCGGGTAGAGGCTGTTTATACAGTCTCAGACGGTCATAATGAAGTGCAGGGAAGTGTAATAATCGATGTATTTCCTCCTGAGACCATGAGCCTGACGGTAAGATCGGGAGACGAGGTCAACCTTTGTCAGAGTTTATCGCTGGGTGCACAAAATGGCATCTATGTAAATCACATTTATATAGAGCCAAGGGCTGGAAAGCTTGAAGAAACGGATGCATGTGCCGTGTATTATCCTCAAAACAGAGAGCACGATATCCTTATGGATGAAATATTGCTTTCTATTTGTGAGCAGGGAGATAACTGTAAAACGCTGGCTGTAGAACTCGAAATTGTCCCTGAGCTTAAAGTGTACGGTGGGTTTTCACCCAATTCTGACTCCTACAATGAGACCTGGCAGATCAGTGGCATTCAATGGTATCAGGAAAACAAAGTGAGTGTATATAACAACGAGGGAGACCTGGTATTTCAGGGTGTAAACTATGACAATTCAGAGGTGGTATGGCAAGGACATGGGAACTATGGCCAATACAGTGGCCAGCCTCTTCCCGAGGGCTCATACTCATATGTAATTCATCTTAATGGTCATAAGTCCAGAAGCGGCTCTGTAATTCTCGCACGATGA
- a CDS encoding DNA-3-methyladenine glycosylase, with protein sequence MSKPLITDLNIPLFSFEECIWYIDRGFYDCLHIRTGNAIEKAISTDDGRSTTFTLEGHGNHLSIICEPEYRQEVLDYVSIWLDLNREMGSFESLASEEPKFMALYKAYRGLRLIRIPDLFEALAWSIIGQQINLNFAYQLKSRLVSKYGFQADNGVYIFPDPGTIAELQPAELKKLQFSQRKAEYLIGIANAMATGQLSREKLMKLKSVEAKCNTLISYRGIGPWSANYVLMRAIGCTNVIPHGDAGMINAYKKIFGLSQKPDNQEIITYLSHFPGWQSYVVLYWWRSLSDK encoded by the coding sequence ATGAGTAAGCCATTAATCACTGACCTGAATATTCCTCTTTTCTCTTTCGAAGAATGTATCTGGTATATTGATAGAGGATTTTATGACTGCCTCCACATCCGCACGGGTAATGCGATAGAAAAGGCCATATCAACTGATGATGGAAGAAGCACTACTTTCACACTTGAAGGCCATGGAAACCACTTGTCCATTATATGTGAACCGGAATACCGGCAAGAGGTGCTTGACTATGTGAGTATCTGGCTTGACCTGAACAGAGAGATGGGTTCTTTTGAGAGCCTGGCATCAGAGGAACCCAAATTCATGGCTTTGTATAAAGCCTACCGCGGCCTACGGCTCATTCGTATTCCTGACCTATTTGAAGCACTGGCCTGGAGCATCATCGGCCAGCAAATAAATTTAAATTTTGCTTATCAGTTAAAAAGCCGGCTGGTAAGTAAATATGGCTTCCAGGCAGATAACGGAGTCTATATTTTTCCTGACCCTGGCACAATAGCTGAATTGCAACCTGCTGAACTTAAAAAGCTACAGTTTAGCCAGAGGAAAGCAGAATATCTGATAGGTATCGCCAACGCAATGGCAACGGGCCAACTATCACGTGAAAAACTAATGAAACTGAAAAGCGTGGAGGCTAAATGCAATACACTTATAAGCTATCGTGGCATAGGACCCTGGTCGGCAAATTATGTGCTGATGAGAGCCATAGGGTGTACGAATGTCATACCTCATGGCGATGCAGGAATGATTAATGCCTACAAAAAAATATTTGGCCTTAGCCAAAAACCCGATAACCAAGAAATAATCACCTACCTAAGTCACTTTCCTGGCTGGCAGTCCTACGTAGTACTGTACTGGTGGAGGTCTCTTTCCGATAAGTGA